In one Campylobacter insulaenigrae NCTC 12927 genomic region, the following are encoded:
- the rpsE gene encoding 30S ribosomal protein S5, with protein MEKYNREEFEEVIVDIGRVTKVVKGGRRFRFTALVIVGNRKGLVGVGYGKAKEVPDAIRKAVDDAFKNIVEVKIKGSTIPHDVEVKYNASRILLKPASEGTGVIAGGSTRPIVELAGIKDILTKSLGSNNSANVVRATIKALTMLKG; from the coding sequence ATGGAAAAATATAATAGAGAAGAATTTGAAGAAGTAATCGTCGATATCGGCAGGGTTACTAAGGTTGTAAAGGGTGGTAGAAGATTTAGATTTACTGCTTTAGTTATTGTTGGAAATAGAAAAGGCTTAGTTGGCGTAGGATATGGAAAAGCAAAAGAGGTTCCAGATGCTATAAGAAAAGCTGTTGATGATGCTTTCAAAAATATTGTTGAAGTTAAAATCAAAGGCTCAACTATTCCTCATGATGTAGAAGTAAAATACAATGCAAGTAGAATTTTACTTAAACCAGCAAGTGAAGGTACTGGAGTTATTGCTGGTGGCTCAACTCGTCCTATAGTAGAGCTTGCAGGTATTAAAGATATTTTAACCAAATCTTTAGGTTCGAATAATTCAGCAAATGTTGTGCGTGCTACTATCAAGGCACTTACAATGCTTAAAGGATAA
- the rplO gene encoding 50S ribosomal protein L15, producing MNLIKAPGSTHKIKRIGRGQGSGMGKTSTKGGKGQTARKGYNEKRGFEGGQQPLQRRLPKVGFTSKFEKPYVINVEKITAIKELSEITFETINSVHKLSKNINKVKLIGASAKDLASKIKDEKIIFSGQK from the coding sequence ATGAATTTAATAAAAGCACCAGGTTCAACACATAAAATTAAAAGAATAGGTCGTGGTCAAGGTAGCGGTATGGGAAAAACTTCTACTAAAGGTGGAAAAGGCCAAACTGCTAGAAAAGGTTATAATGAAAAAAGAGGTTTTGAAGGTGGTCAACAACCACTTCAAAGAAGATTACCAAAGGTTGGTTTTACTTCTAAATTCGAAAAACCTTATGTAATTAATGTAGAAAAAATTACAGCTATAAAAGAACTTAGTGAGATAACTTTTGAAACTATCAATAGCGTTCATAAACTTTCAAAAAATATAAATAAAGTTAAACTTATTGGTGCGAGTGCAAAAGATCTTGCAAGTAAAATAAAAGATGAAAAGATTATTTTTAGCGGACAAAAATAA
- the secY gene encoding preprotein translocase subunit SecY codes for MNKTLTNKILITLAFLFAYRILAYVPVPGVNVNVIKEFFDSNASNALGLFNMFSGGAAERLSIISLGIMPYITASIIMELLAATFPNIGKMKKERDGMQKYMQIIRYATIVITLIQSIGVSIGLQSLHGKTGQSAIMIDMNTFIALSAVSMLAGTMLLMWIGEQITQRGIGNGISLIIFGGIVSSIPGAISGTVNLVNTGEMNFLTIIAILAVILLTIWAIIVVELGERRIPISYSRKVIMQNQNKRIMNYIPIKINLSGVIPPIFASAILMFPSTILQTSTNEYVLKIYDFLNPNGFFFHILTFLLVIFFAYFYASIVFNAKDIAENLKRQGGFIPGIRPGEGTANYLNEIASRLTLSGSIYLGLVSTLPWLIVKLFGVPFYFGGTSVLIVVQVALDTMRKIEAQIYMSKYQTLSAVGL; via the coding sequence ATGAATAAAACATTGACAAATAAAATTCTTATCACATTGGCTTTTTTATTTGCTTATAGAATCTTAGCTTATGTGCCAGTTCCTGGAGTAAATGTCAATGTTATCAAGGAATTCTTTGATTCTAATGCATCTAATGCATTGGGCTTGTTTAATATGTTTAGTGGAGGTGCTGCTGAAAGACTTAGCATTATCTCTCTAGGCATTATGCCATATATCACTGCTTCTATTATTATGGAGCTTTTAGCTGCTACTTTTCCTAATATAGGTAAGATGAAAAAAGAGCGTGATGGCATGCAAAAATATATGCAAATTATCCGTTATGCTACTATAGTTATTACACTAATTCAAAGTATTGGAGTATCTATAGGCTTACAGAGTCTTCATGGGAAAACTGGACAATCTGCTATCATGATTGATATGAATACTTTCATTGCATTATCTGCTGTGTCTATGCTGGCTGGTACCATGCTTTTAATGTGGATTGGCGAGCAAATTACTCAGCGTGGAATTGGAAATGGTATTTCATTAATTATCTTTGGTGGTATTGTTTCTTCTATTCCTGGTGCAATTAGCGGAACGGTAAATTTGGTAAATACAGGTGAGATGAATTTCTTGACTATCATTGCTATTTTAGCGGTAATTTTACTTACTATTTGGGCAATTATTGTTGTAGAACTTGGAGAAAGAAGAATTCCTATTTCTTATTCTAGAAAAGTTATTATGCAAAATCAAAACAAGCGTATTATGAATTATATTCCTATTAAAATAAATTTAAGTGGGGTAATTCCTCCTATTTTTGCTAGTGCTATTTTGATGTTTCCAAGTACTATTTTGCAAACAAGTACTAATGAATATGTATTAAAAATTTATGATTTTTTAAACCCTAATGGATTTTTCTTTCATATTCTAACATTTTTACTTGTTATTTTCTTTGCATATTTTTATGCATCAATTGTATTTAATGCAAAGGATATAGCTGAAAATCTTAAAAGACAAGGCGGTTTTATACCAGGAATTAGACCAGGTGAAGGAACAGCGAATTATTTAAATGAAATTGCGTCTAGATTGACTCTTTCAGGTTCTATTTATTTAGGACTTGTGTCAACTTTACCTTGGCTTATAGTGAAATTATTTGGTGTGCCTTTTTATTTTGGCGGGACTTCAGTTTTGATTGTTGTTCAGGTTGCTCTTGATACTATGAGAAAAATTGAAGCTCAAATTTATATGAGCAAATACCAAACTTTAAGCGCAGTAGGCTTATAA
- the murI gene encoding glutamate racemase: MKLGVFDSGVGGLSVLKSLLQTHFFKEYIYYGDTARVPYGVKDKNTIIKFSLEALDFFKTKQVDMLVVACNTVSAHALEILRSNANFPVLGVIDAGILATKNTLLDKESKILVIATKATVDSHEYKKGLNKEGFFNIEERATGLFVPMVEEGIFQGYFLESAFKYYFDNLTYIPDALILACTHFPLISSSLQQYFGNNTKLIHSGEAMALQLKQEYDLREKYKDIKLSFFASSDEKKLRDIAKLWLD, from the coding sequence ATGAAATTAGGTGTTTTTGATAGTGGTGTTGGAGGATTAAGCGTCTTAAAGTCATTGTTACAAACCCATTTTTTTAAAGAATACATTTATTATGGAGATACTGCTAGGGTTCCATATGGTGTTAAAGATAAAAATACGATTATAAAATTTTCTTTAGAAGCTTTAGACTTTTTTAAAACAAAACAAGTTGATATGCTCGTTGTTGCTTGTAATACTGTTAGCGCCCATGCTTTAGAAATTTTAAGATCTAATGCGAACTTTCCAGTATTGGGAGTAATTGATGCAGGAATTTTAGCAACAAAAAATACTTTATTAGATAAAGAATCAAAAATTTTAGTAATTGCCACAAAGGCTACTGTAGATTCTCACGAATACAAAAAAGGTTTAAATAAGGAAGGTTTTTTTAATATAGAAGAAAGAGCTACGGGACTTTTTGTGCCTATGGTAGAAGAAGGAATTTTTCAAGGGTATTTTCTAGAATCAGCTTTTAAATATTATTTTGATAATCTCACTTATATTCCCGATGCTTTAATATTAGCTTGCACTCATTTTCCATTAATCTCTTCATCATTACAACAATATTTTGGAAATAATACAAAATTAATTCACTCTGGTGAAGCTATGGCTTTACAGCTTAAACAAGAGTATGATTTAAGAGAAAAATATAAGGATATTAAACTTTCTTTTTTTGCATCAAGTGATGAGAAAAAATTAAGAGATATTGCAAAATTGTGGCTTGATTGA
- a CDS encoding type II asparaginase, protein MKKILACAVMALSLGVVNLEAKPKVAILATGGTIAGSIDSSVATTGYTAGVLGVDALIKAVPEIQNLAVISGEQIANIDSKDMTDEIWLKLAKEINRLLKSDIDGVVITHGTDTMEETAYFLNLTIKSDKPVVLVGAMRPSTAISADGPKNLYNAVALAADPQAKNKGVMVAMDDKIQSARGVVKTHSLNVDAFSSPNMGDMGYIVDGKVFFYNINTKLHTKKSPFEVSKLQKLPKVDILYSYANDGSGVAAKALFDNGTKGIVVAGSGAGSIHNYQKDILKELLKKGLKVAVSSRVIAGRVAISDTDAELGFIDAGDMNPQKARVLLMLALTKTNDTKKIQEYFLKY, encoded by the coding sequence ATGAAAAAAATATTAGCATGCGCTGTGATGGCATTAAGTTTAGGAGTTGTAAATTTGGAAGCAAAACCAAAAGTTGCTATTTTAGCTACCGGTGGTACTATAGCTGGATCTATTGATAGTTCTGTGGCTACTACGGGTTATACTGCTGGAGTTTTAGGGGTTGACGCTTTAATCAAAGCTGTGCCTGAAATTCAAAATTTAGCAGTAATTAGTGGTGAACAAATTGCGAATATTGATAGCAAAGATATGACAGATGAAATTTGGCTAAAATTGGCTAAAGAAATTAATAGATTATTAAAATCTGATATTGATGGAGTTGTTATTACTCATGGTACAGATACTATGGAAGAAACTGCATATTTTTTAAATTTGACAATAAAAAGCGATAAGCCTGTTGTATTAGTTGGTGCTATGCGTCCATCTACTGCAATAAGTGCTGATGGTCCTAAAAATCTTTATAATGCAGTTGCATTGGCTGCAGATCCACAAGCCAAAAATAAAGGTGTTATGGTGGCTATGGATGATAAAATTCAAAGTGCTAGAGGTGTGGTAAAAACCCATAGTTTAAATGTTGATGCATTTAGCTCTCCTAATATGGGTGATATGGGATATATTGTAGATGGAAAAGTATTTTTTTATAATATCAATACAAAATTACATACCAAAAAATCTCCATTTGAAGTGAGTAAATTACAAAAATTACCAAAAGTAGATATTCTTTATAGTTATGCAAATGATGGTAGCGGTGTTGCTGCTAAAGCTTTGTTTGATAATGGAACTAAAGGCATAGTGGTAGCTGGTAGTGGTGCAGGGAGTATTCATAATTATCAAAAGGATATTTTAAAAGAACTTTTAAAAAAAGGTTTAAAGGTTGCTGTGAGTTCTAGAGTAATAGCTGGAAGAGTGGCGATCAGTGACACAGATGCAGAACTTGGCTTTATTGATGCAGGTGATATGAATCCACAAAAGGCTAGAGTCTTATTAATGCTTGCTTTGACAAAAACTAATGATACTAAGAAAATTCAAGAGTATTTTTTAAAATATTAA
- a CDS encoding ferritin family protein, whose protein sequence is MKQYETYKCHKCGNEVEIQNVGGGKLSCCGQEMECTTQDLTAVNLMKAFAGESMARNKYDLFADIAQEEGWHAIAKHFREAAENEKWHARAEFKAYHELVDGKALEETAKNLLCAADGENYEHTIMYPNFAQIAEDEGKKNIARLFTAIGKVEIEHEREYLALKKMLEEEDFFNSEVEDLWVCEVCGHIHRGKKAPAACPLCKAPKEYFKREFLG, encoded by the coding sequence ATGAAACAATACGAAACATACAAATGTCACAAATGTGGCAATGAGGTTGAAATTCAAAATGTAGGTGGTGGTAAACTAAGTTGCTGTGGACAAGAAATGGAGTGTACCACACAAGATTTAACTGCGGTAAATTTAATGAAAGCTTTTGCAGGTGAATCAATGGCTAGAAATAAATACGATTTGTTTGCTGATATTGCACAAGAAGAAGGTTGGCATGCTATTGCCAAACATTTTAGAGAGGCTGCTGAAAATGAAAAATGGCATGCAAGAGCTGAATTTAAAGCTTATCATGAATTAGTTGATGGTAAAGCCTTAGAAGAAACTGCAAAAAATTTACTTTGTGCTGCTGATGGAGAAAATTATGAGCACACTATTATGTATCCAAATTTTGCACAAATTGCTGAAGATGAAGGAAAGAAAAATATTGCTAGGTTGTTTACTGCTATTGGTAAAGTTGAAATTGAGCATGAGCGAGAATATTTAGCACTTAAAAAAATGCTTGAGGAAGAAGATTTTTTTAATTCAGAAGTTGAAGATTTATGGGTTTGTGAAGTATGTGGACATATTCATAGAGGAAAGAAAGCACCAGCTGCCTGTCCTTTGTGTAAGGCTCCAAAAGAATACTTCAAACGAGAATTTCTAGGGTAA
- a CDS encoding ribonuclease HII encodes MTLVGIDEAGRGALAGDMHIGACKLLNHIDGLADSKKLNNTQRERLYEQIIKNSNFLILAFSPFQIDTLGLSKCLKLALEIIQKHFNKDEILYDGNLNYGVLGVKTMIKADMKIQEVSAASILAKVSRDRKMCFLPAIYDKYEFYKHKGYGTKIHIEKIKTYGYSPLHRKSFTLRCFEKNLFD; translated from the coding sequence ATGACATTGGTTGGGATTGATGAAGCAGGGCGAGGAGCTTTGGCTGGAGATATGCATATAGGAGCTTGCAAGCTCTTAAATCATATAGATGGTTTGGCAGATTCTAAAAAATTGAACAATACACAAAGAGAACGGCTATACGAACAAATCATAAAAAATTCAAACTTTTTGATACTTGCGTTTTCTCCTTTTCAAATCGATACTTTAGGACTTAGCAAATGTTTAAAGCTTGCATTAGAAATTATACAAAAGCATTTTAATAAAGATGAAATTTTATATGATGGAAATTTAAATTACGGTGTTTTAGGCGTCAAAACTATGATAAAAGCAGATATGAAAATTCAAGAAGTTTCTGCAGCAAGCATATTGGCTAAAGTAAGTCGTGATAGAAAAATGTGTTTTTTGCCTGCAATTTATGATAAATATGAGTTTTATAAACATAAAGGCTATGGAACTAAAATTCATATAGAAAAAATTAAAACATATGGTTATTCACCTTTACATAGAAAAAGTTTCACATTAAGATGTTTTGAAAAGAATTTATTTGATTAA
- a CDS encoding tRNA-dihydrouridine synthase — MSLLLSRLNFSSFDIKNRIVMPPMDMYEIEVVDGQINQFHLTHYGARALGGVGLIIVQATAINENAKIADNDIGLWSDMQIKGHKELVNLCHYFGSKIAIQLNHSGRKNSCINAIGKAPSNIAFSEKFSKIHVLSKEEIIQIEEEFVKSAKRAKEAGYDAIELHGAHGYLLSSFLSPLSNKREDEYGGSFENRIRLLCDIVKRIKKEVGIALFVRISATEWQEDGWNLEDSKKLALILEELGIDMLDVSAGGNINKPSLMPHIAPLYQAPYAKALKEILNIPVACVGLINSASEGEALLLGEVCDLVCYGRKLLQNPNFANEAAVVLNEREKIMPNYSRAYL, encoded by the coding sequence ATGTCTTTACTATTGAGTAGGTTAAATTTTTCTAGTTTTGATATAAAAAATCGTATTGTTATGCCTCCTATGGATATGTATGAGATAGAAGTTGTAGATGGTCAAATTAATCAATTTCATTTGACTCATTATGGAGCTAGAGCTTTGGGTGGAGTTGGGCTTATAATAGTTCAAGCTACAGCCATTAATGAAAATGCAAAAATTGCAGATAATGACATAGGTCTTTGGAGTGATATGCAAATCAAAGGACATAAAGAACTTGTAAATTTATGTCATTATTTTGGATCAAAAATAGCTATTCAACTCAACCATAGTGGTCGTAAAAATTCTTGTATAAATGCTATAGGAAAAGCTCCAAGCAACATAGCATTTAGTGAAAAATTTTCTAAAATTCATGTTCTAAGCAAGGAAGAAATTATTCAGATTGAAGAAGAATTTGTTAAAAGTGCAAAAAGAGCTAAAGAGGCAGGATATGATGCAATTGAGCTTCATGGTGCACATGGATATTTACTAAGCTCTTTTTTATCACCTTTATCTAATAAAAGAGAAGATGAATATGGTGGTAGCTTTGAAAATAGAATAAGGCTTTTATGTGATATTGTTAAACGTATTAAAAAAGAAGTTGGTATTGCTTTATTTGTGAGAATTTCAGCTACTGAATGGCAAGAAGATGGATGGAATTTAGAAGATAGCAAAAAACTAGCATTGATTTTAGAAGAACTAGGTATTGATATGCTCGATGTTTCAGCAGGAGGAAATATAAACAAACCTTCTTTGATGCCACATATTGCGCCACTATATCAAGCTCCTTATGCTAAAGCTTTAAAAGAAATTTTAAATATTCCAGTTGCATGCGTAGGATTGATAAATAGTGCTAGTGAAGGAGAGGCTTTACTTTTAGGTGAAGTTTGTGATTTGGTGTGTTATGGTAGAAAATTGCTTCAAAATCCAAATTTTGCTAATGAAGCAGCAGTTGTTTTAAATGAAAGAGAAAAGATAATGCCAAATTACTCAAGGGCATATTTATAA
- a CDS encoding L-serine transporter, with the protein MLSLFGTAVGAGILFLPIKAGIGGFWPVVVMALIIFPMVYLSHRALSRFVCQANGHDKDITHAAEEYFGRKISVFISILYFFAIFPICLAYCVGITNTFESFVYHQFLPLLDTEGSLANTIRLMYETNVTESGKVVANLLPFYRAMFAFILVSIFMLIMLFSEELITKVCEWLVYPLCTILFLFSLYLIPQWSFESFSAIPQTKEFITIVWLTLPVLVFSFNHSPAISTFSLNIKRHYPDNSVQKANQILFRTSVMLLAFVMFFVVSCVLSLTPAELADARSQNIPVLSYFANKLDNPFISYGGPLIAFLAISSSFFGHYFGAREGAYGIVRKCCKLTGNENPDLKKIAVYSTLIMYIVMLVTAYVNPSILGFIESLGGPIIAAILFLMPMIAIYTVSKMKKFQNKALDAFVFITGILTIITVIYTF; encoded by the coding sequence ATGCTTTCTCTTTTTGGGACTGCAGTTGGTGCGGGAATTTTATTTTTACCCATAAAAGCAGGTATTGGTGGATTTTGGCCAGTTGTCGTAATGGCATTAATTATTTTTCCTATGGTATATTTAAGTCATAGAGCTTTGAGTCGTTTTGTTTGTCAGGCTAATGGACATGACAAAGATATTACTCATGCTGCCGAAGAATATTTTGGTAGAAAAATTAGTGTTTTTATTTCTATACTCTATTTTTTTGCTATTTTTCCAATTTGTTTGGCATATTGTGTAGGTATAACAAATACCTTTGAAAGTTTTGTATATCATCAATTTTTACCATTATTAGATACAGAAGGTTCATTAGCAAATACTATTCGTTTGATGTATGAGACTAATGTAACAGAATCTGGTAAGGTAGTAGCGAATCTTTTACCATTTTATAGAGCGATGTTTGCTTTTATTTTGGTAAGTATTTTTATGCTTATTATGCTTTTTAGTGAAGAATTAATTACTAAAGTTTGCGAATGGCTTGTGTATCCTTTATGTACTATATTATTTTTGTTTTCTTTATATCTTATACCACAATGGTCTTTTGAAAGTTTTAGTGCTATCCCACAAACTAAAGAATTTATCACTATAGTTTGGCTTACTTTGCCTGTGTTGGTGTTTTCATTTAATCACTCTCCTGCCATTTCTACTTTTTCATTAAATATAAAGAGACATTATCCTGATAATTCAGTACAAAAAGCAAATCAAATTTTATTTAGAACTTCTGTAATGTTGCTTGCTTTTGTAATGTTTTTTGTGGTTTCTTGTGTGCTTTCTTTAACACCAGCAGAATTGGCTGATGCAAGATCTCAAAATATACCTGTGCTTTCTTATTTTGCCAATAAACTTGATAATCCTTTTATTTCTTATGGTGGACCATTGATTGCATTTTTAGCGATTTCAAGTTCATTTTTTGGACACTATTTTGGTGCTAGAGAGGGTGCTTATGGTATAGTAAGAAAGTGTTGCAAATTAACAGGCAATGAAAATCCTGATTTGAAAAAAATTGCGGTTTATTCAACTTTAATTATGTATATTGTGATGTTGGTAACTGCTTATGTAAATCCAAGTATATTAGGTTTTATAGAAAGTCTTGGAGGGCCAATCATAGCTGCAATATTATTTTTGATGCCAATGATTGCTATTTACACTGTCTCTAAAATGAAAAAATTCCAAAATAAAGCTTTAGATGCTTTTGTATTTATAACAGGAATTTTAACCATCATTACCGTGATTTATACTTTTTGA
- a CDS encoding L-serine ammonia-lyase yields the protein MSSNLSIFKVGVGPSSSHTLGPMLAGNMFCEKIKDKITQITKIQVSLYGSLSLTGKGHLSDKAIIWGLSGLKAKELNAALQDRVFNKILQDKILILNAKKELHFDYDKDLIFEKAFLPLHENGLKISAYNENNELVVEEIYYSIGGGFVMSENELSKHKNGIHEQKYAKLELDVNNASDALQICEEKSWDLAKLSYEYELQFHTKEEIRAYCLEIWEVMQEVYYNGIHPNLDYLPGNLHLKRRAKGLNERLAMTSDPLGIIDFISLYAIAIAEENASGARVVTAPTNGACAVVPAVMLYLKNHTIGFNDEKAINFLLTAMLIGSFYKKNASISGAEAGCQAEIGSASSMAAGAMATVMGYDANISCNAAEIAMEHHLGLTCDPVSGLVQIPCIERNAFGAIKAISAARMAMSRKSTPKVSLDEVIKTMYETGKDMNSKYKETSLGGLATNLTNVC from the coding sequence ATGAGTAGTAATTTAAGTATATTTAAAGTGGGTGTTGGTCCTTCTTCCTCTCATACTTTAGGACCAATGTTAGCTGGAAATATGTTTTGTGAGAAAATTAAAGATAAAATCACGCAAATTACAAAAATTCAAGTTAGCCTTTATGGCTCTTTATCATTAACTGGTAAAGGGCATTTAAGTGATAAAGCTATCATATGGGGTTTAAGTGGTTTAAAAGCTAAAGAGCTTAATGCTGCTTTGCAAGATCGTGTTTTTAATAAAATTTTGCAAGATAAAATTTTAATCTTAAATGCTAAAAAAGAACTTCATTTTGATTATGATAAAGATTTAATTTTTGAAAAAGCATTTTTACCTTTACATGAAAATGGTTTGAAAATTAGTGCCTACAATGAAAACAATGAACTTGTTGTTGAAGAAATTTATTATTCTATAGGCGGTGGTTTTGTTATGAGTGAGAATGAGCTTTCAAAACACAAAAATGGAATACATGAGCAAAAGTATGCTAAATTAGAATTAGATGTTAATAATGCAAGTGATGCTTTGCAAATTTGTGAAGAAAAATCTTGGGATTTGGCAAAGTTATCCTATGAATATGAATTGCAATTTCACACTAAGGAAGAAATTAGAGCATATTGTTTAGAAATTTGGGAAGTGATGCAAGAAGTATATTATAATGGTATCCATCCAAATTTGGACTATCTTCCTGGAAATTTACACTTAAAACGTCGTGCAAAAGGACTTAACGAACGTTTAGCTATGACAAGCGATCCTTTGGGAATTATTGATTTTATTTCTTTGTATGCTATAGCAATTGCAGAAGAAAATGCAAGTGGTGCTAGAGTGGTAACTGCTCCCACTAATGGAGCGTGTGCAGTAGTGCCGGCTGTGATGCTTTATTTGAAAAATCATACCATTGGCTTTAACGATGAAAAAGCTATAAATTTTTTATTAACTGCTATGTTGATAGGATCTTTTTATAAAAAAAATGCTAGTATAAGTGGCGCTGAAGCTGGATGTCAAGCAGAAATTGGAAGTGCTAGCTCTATGGCTGCGGGTGCTATGGCTACGGTTATGGGTTATGATGCGAATATATCTTGCAATGCTGCAGAAATTGCTATGGAGCATCATTTAGGCTTAACTTGTGATCCAGTTTCTGGTTTAGTTCAAATTCCTTGTATAGAAAGAAATGCTTTTGGAGCCATTAAAGCTATATCAGCTGCTAGAATGGCAATGAGTAGAAAATCTACACCTAAGGTTAGTCTTGATGAGGTTATTAAGACTATGTATGAAACAGGTAAAGATATGAATTCAAAATACAAAGAAACTTCCCTTGGTGGTTTAGCTACTAACCTTACTAATGTTTGCTAA
- the map gene encoding type I methionyl aminopeptidase, whose protein sequence is MIEIKKPVEIEKLRVANELVARTLDYLESIIEPGMSLKYIDQKADEFILKHGAKPSFKGLYGFPGTICISLNQACIHGVGDDRILKEGDILGLDVGTCIDGFYGDAARTIPIGKISATDEALIACAKDALCYAIDIIVEGMRFKELSYALGEFITKRGFVPLRGYCGHGIGRKPHGEPEIPNYLENGASAKSGPKIKNGMVFCIEPMICQKDGTPIHLKGNWEAGSKDGLNTAHYEHCVAIINGKADILSK, encoded by the coding sequence ATGATAGAAATTAAAAAACCTGTTGAAATAGAAAAACTTCGCGTAGCAAATGAGCTTGTAGCTAGGACCTTAGATTATTTAGAAAGCATTATAGAGCCTGGTATGAGTTTAAAATATATTGATCAAAAAGCAGATGAATTTATATTAAAACATGGAGCTAAACCTTCATTTAAAGGTTTATATGGCTTTCCAGGAACAATTTGTATTTCATTAAATCAAGCTTGTATTCACGGAGTAGGAGATGATAGAATTTTAAAAGAAGGTGATATTTTAGGTCTTGATGTAGGTACTTGCATAGATGGTTTTTATGGAGATGCTGCAAGAACTATCCCTATAGGCAAAATTTCAGCTACAGATGAGGCTTTGATAGCTTGTGCAAAAGATGCTTTGTGTTATGCTATTGATATTATTGTAGAAGGAATGCGTTTTAAAGAACTTTCTTATGCACTTGGTGAATTTATTACTAAAAGAGGCTTTGTTCCATTGAGGGGATATTGTGGTCATGGCATAGGAAGAAAACCTCATGGAGAACCCGAAATTCCAAACTATCTTGAAAATGGGGCTAGTGCAAAAAGCGGTCCTAAAATAAAAAATGGAATGGTATTTTGTATCGAACCTATGATATGCCAAAAAGATGGTACTCCAATCCACTTAAAAGGAAATTGGGAGGCAGGAAGTAAAGATGGTTTAAATACTGCACATTATGAGCATTGTGTTGCAATTATTAATGGCAAAGCGGATATCTTATCAAAATAA
- the infA gene encoding translation initiation factor IF-1, producing the protein MAKDDVIEIDGNVVEALPNATFKVELDNKHIILCHIAGKMRMHYIRIMPGDRVKVELTPYSLDKGRITFRYK; encoded by the coding sequence TTGGCAAAAGATGATGTTATCGAGATAGATGGTAATGTAGTTGAAGCTTTGCCGAATGCAACTTTTAAAGTTGAATTGGATAATAAGCACATAATACTTTGTCATATTGCTGGTAAAATGCGTATGCATTATATAAGGATAATGCCTGGTGACAGAGTTAAAGTAGAGCTTACCCCTTACAGCCTTGACAAAGGTCGTATAACTTTTAGATATAAATAG
- the rpmJ gene encoding 50S ribosomal protein L36 — translation MKVRPSVKKMCDKCKVVRRKGVVRIICENPKHKQRQG, via the coding sequence ATGAAAGTTAGACCATCTGTTAAAAAGATGTGTGACAAATGCAAAGTAGTTCGTCGTAAAGGCGTTGTTCGCATTATTTGCGAAAATCCAAAACACAAACAAAGACAAGGATAA
- the rpsM gene encoding 30S ribosomal protein S13, producing the protein MARIAGVDLPKKKRVEYGLTYIYGIGLHTSRKILDKTGISYDKRVHELSEDEAAAIRKEIQENYMVEGDLRKQVAMDIKALMDLGSFRGLRHRKGLPVRGQKTKTNARTRKGKRKTVGAKS; encoded by the coding sequence ATGGCTCGTATTGCAGGTGTGGATTTACCAAAGAAAAAAAGAGTTGAATATGGCTTAACTTATATATATGGTATAGGTTTGCATACTTCAAGAAAAATTTTAGATAAAACTGGAATTTCTTATGATAAGAGAGTTCATGAGTTAAGCGAAGATGAGGCTGCTGCTATTCGTAAAGAAATTCAAGAAAACTATATGGTTGAAGGTGATCTTAGAAAACAAGTTGCTATGGATATCAAAGCATTGATGGATTTAGGAAGCTTTAGAGGTTTAAGACACAGAAAAGGCTTACCAGTTCGTGGGCAAAAAACTAAAACAAATGCTAGAACAAGAAAAGGTAAGAGAAAAACTGTTGGTGCAAAATCATAA